The proteins below come from a single Methyloprofundus sedimenti genomic window:
- the bioC gene encoding malonyl-ACP O-methyltransferase BioC — MAGIALDKRHIRQSFANAAQSYDAMAVLQRQVGRELIAQLSFSHDALVVDVGCGTGFFTQQLRDRSVLKNIIALDIAMPMLIKTRQRLNDNNVPLLCADVERLPIASFSIDAIVSNLVLQWCQGLDQLFVDVRRVLRAQGQFAFSTFGESALWELKSAWAKVDDYPHVNDFCSLPEIKQFMRAAGFIDVQLESRVYQVKYGSVIELMRELKGIGAHNVNQARNKQLTTKRNLQSLLAAYPVDDDGKITASYEIIYVQARSGQNI, encoded by the coding sequence ATGGCAGGAATTGCACTGGATAAAAGACACATCAGACAATCCTTTGCCAATGCAGCGCAAAGTTATGATGCAATGGCTGTTCTGCAACGCCAGGTGGGGCGTGAATTAATCGCTCAGCTTTCCTTCTCGCATGATGCTTTAGTGGTCGATGTAGGCTGTGGGACTGGTTTTTTTACCCAGCAATTACGCGACAGATCGGTTTTAAAAAATATTATAGCTTTGGATATAGCAATGCCTATGCTAATTAAAACCCGGCAACGGCTAAATGATAATAATGTTCCATTACTGTGTGCTGATGTGGAGCGGCTGCCAATAGCAAGTTTTAGTATTGATGCGATAGTGTCTAATTTAGTCTTGCAGTGGTGTCAGGGTTTAGATCAGTTATTTGTTGATGTGCGTCGAGTTTTACGAGCTCAGGGTCAGTTTGCATTTTCTACCTTTGGCGAGAGCGCGTTGTGGGAGTTAAAATCGGCTTGGGCGAAAGTTGACGATTATCCGCATGTAAATGATTTTTGTAGTTTGCCGGAAATTAAACAATTCATGCGGGCAGCAGGCTTCATAGATGTGCAGTTAGAAAGTCGTGTATATCAGGTCAAATATGGAAGCGTTATCGAACTTATGCGTGAGTTAAAAGGCATCGGTGCGCATAATGTTAATCAGGCACGTAATAAACAGTTAACCACTAAGAGAAATTTACAGTCTTTGCTGGCAGCTTATCCAGTAGATGATGACGGCAAGATTACGGCAAGCTATGAAATTATTTATGTACAGGCAAGATCAGGACAGAACATATGA
- the bioD gene encoding dethiobiotin synthase: protein MSQGYFITGTDTGIGKTWSTISLMQYFKNQGQTVLGMKPIASGCDQVDGCLRNEDALLIQRQASLILPYEDVNPYAFALAVSPHIAAEQAGVEIDLDNIVEKYQQIEKLADVVLVEGVGGWLVPLNAQEDVADLALKLDLPVIVVVGIRLGCINQAKLTFAAIQQSGVQCHGWIASCIDREMLMLDENIQTLCQSTEMPLLAVLSYMEKLDPECFSREVRAKL from the coding sequence ATGAGCCAGGGTTATTTTATAACTGGAACAGATACCGGAATAGGTAAAACCTGGAGCACAATTTCCTTAATGCAGTATTTTAAAAATCAGGGTCAAACTGTCCTTGGCATGAAGCCTATTGCTTCGGGCTGTGATCAAGTTGATGGGTGTTTAAGAAATGAGGACGCGCTATTAATACAACGGCAAGCATCGCTAATTCTACCCTATGAAGATGTCAATCCTTATGCATTTGCCTTGGCAGTTTCACCGCATATTGCTGCTGAACAGGCGGGTGTTGAGATAGATCTGGATAATATTGTTGAAAAATATCAGCAAATTGAAAAACTTGCTGATGTTGTGCTGGTTGAAGGCGTAGGCGGGTGGTTAGTGCCTTTGAATGCACAGGAAGATGTGGCTGATTTAGCTTTAAAACTGGATTTACCCGTTATTGTAGTTGTAGGTATCCGTCTGGGATGTATTAATCAGGCAAAACTGACATTTGCAGCTATACAGCAGTCAGGGGTGCAGTGTCATGGCTGGATTGCTTCCTGTATTGATCGGGAGATGTTGATGTTAGATGAAAATATACAGACGCTCTGTCAGTCGACAGAGATGCCATTATTGGCTGTATTGTCATATATGGAAAAGCTGGATCCTGAATGCTTTTCCAGGGAGGTTCGCGCTAAACTTTGA
- a CDS encoding IS110 family transposase, protein MNIHNLAHLQVAVDIGSHEHYVAIGLSEGGILDEFSITHTPAGFQYFFSRIKLQEHLYNLPVDVAMEGYNGWARPLDSQIQSHGYQLYNVNNLKLARFKEIFPAPAKSDLVDTHKMLELFQLQDHLPLAKGVQVPNCEL, encoded by the coding sequence ATGAACATTCATAATTTAGCCCATTTACAAGTTGCAGTTGATATCGGTAGTCACGAGCATTATGTGGCTATTGGCCTTTCTGAGGGAGGGATTCTGGATGAATTTTCGATTACGCATACACCAGCAGGGTTTCAGTATTTTTTTAGCCGTATTAAGCTGCAAGAGCATTTATACAATCTACCTGTAGACGTTGCTATGGAAGGTTACAATGGCTGGGCTCGACCATTGGATAGCCAGATTCAGAGCCACGGTTATCAGCTTTACAACGTCAACAACCTCAAGCTCGCCCGGTTTAAAGAGATCTTTCCCGCACCCGCAAAATCTGATTTGGTTGATACTCACAAAATGCTTGAGTTGTTTCAACTTCAGGATCACTTGCCGCTCGCTAAAGGTGTTCAGGTCCCGAATTGCGAATTATAG
- a CDS encoding bacteriohemerythrin — MALITWTAEQYGTDVSFADDEHKVLFGLLNKLYDLATGGADRADIGNALDALIAYVVDHFAHEEKEMDAKGYAGLAAHKAEHDALVGICADLQKKFHAGDIEVTEDTGTFVKSWLDSHIPAFDMPYAGALNG; from the coding sequence ATGGCTTTAATCACTTGGACAGCAGAGCAATATGGTACTGATGTGAGTTTTGCAGATGATGAGCACAAAGTATTGTTTGGTCTATTGAATAAATTATATGATCTTGCCACAGGTGGTGCTGATCGTGCAGATATAGGGAATGCACTGGATGCTTTAATTGCCTATGTCGTTGATCATTTTGCGCATGAAGAAAAGGAAATGGATGCCAAGGGATATGCAGGGCTAGCTGCTCATAAAGCAGAGCATGATGCACTGGTTGGTATTTGTGCTGATTTACAAAAAAAATTCCACGCTGGTGATATAGAAGTGACTGAAGATACGGGCACTTTTGTTAAGAGTTGGCTGGATAGTCATATTCCTGCATTTGATATGCCTTATGCAGGTGCATTAAACGGCTAA
- the coxB gene encoding cytochrome c oxidase subunit II: protein MKTKQLFAGLALMTIGLGPAQANYTLNLMEGVTSISRDVYGLHMLVLWVCVFIGVAVFGTMFYSIYFHRKSRGYKASNFHESTKVEILWTIIPTVILIVLAIPATKVMLEMNDTKDSEMSIKVTGWQWKWEYEYLDSGIRFFSSLDEASNKARQLNSGIDPRTVPNYLLEVDKPLVVPVNTKIRFLFTAADVIHSWWVPQLGWKKDTIPGYINESWTSVDKAGTYRGQCTELCGRDHGFMPIVVIAMEKPDYEAWVAKQQGIAVENAAAAEKDWSQEDLIAKGESVYANNCASCHMADGAGLAGTFPSITGSSVVTGDINAQVELMLKGKGMMPAFGQMLDPVDFAAVSTFIRNGLGNSVGDSIQPTAIKSLQAAIPAVKYDDDDE from the coding sequence GTGAAAACAAAGCAATTATTCGCAGGTCTGGCCCTGATGACCATTGGTCTAGGGCCGGCTCAGGCGAACTATACTCTTAACTTAATGGAGGGTGTGACATCAATTAGTCGTGATGTATACGGTCTACATATGTTGGTGTTGTGGGTTTGTGTATTCATAGGTGTCGCAGTATTCGGTACCATGTTTTACTCAATCTATTTTCATCGTAAGTCGAGAGGATATAAAGCATCGAATTTTCATGAAAGCACCAAAGTGGAAATTCTTTGGACGATCATACCAACGGTGATTTTGATTGTGTTAGCTATTCCGGCGACTAAAGTCATGTTGGAAATGAATGACACGAAAGATTCAGAGATGTCCATTAAAGTCACGGGCTGGCAATGGAAGTGGGAATATGAATATCTGGATAGCGGAATTCGCTTTTTTAGTAGTCTTGATGAGGCAAGTAATAAAGCACGGCAGCTTAATTCAGGTATTGATCCTCGAACAGTGCCGAATTATTTATTAGAAGTTGATAAGCCATTAGTCGTGCCTGTTAATACTAAAATTCGTTTTCTATTTACTGCTGCAGATGTTATTCACTCATGGTGGGTGCCTCAATTAGGCTGGAAAAAAGACACCATTCCAGGTTATATAAATGAATCATGGACATCAGTAGATAAAGCAGGAACCTATCGTGGGCAATGTACAGAGCTTTGTGGCAGAGATCATGGTTTTATGCCAATTGTAGTCATTGCAATGGAAAAGCCTGACTATGAAGCCTGGGTTGCCAAGCAACAAGGTATTGCAGTTGAGAATGCGGCTGCAGCTGAGAAAGATTGGTCTCAAGAAGACTTGATTGCAAAAGGTGAGAGTGTGTATGCGAATAACTGTGCATCATGCCACATGGCAGATGGCGCAGGTTTGGCAGGTACTTTCCCTTCTATTACCGGGAGTTCAGTCGTAACGGGTGATATAAATGCTCAAGTTGAATTGATGCTCAAAGGTAAAGGTATGATGCCAGCTTTTGGGCAGATGCTAGATCCTGTTGATTTTGCTGCGGTGTCTACTTTTATTCGTAACGGTTTAGGGAATTCAGTCGGCGATTCAATTCAGCCTACAGCAATAAAATCTTTACAAGCAGCTATTCCTGCCGTCAAGTATGACGATGATGACGAATAA
- the ctaD gene encoding cytochrome c oxidase subunit I, producing the protein MSAVVAEHEHDDHHDHGPEKGLLRWIITTNHKDIGTLYLLFALAMFFVGGTMALIIRAELFEPGMQFVSPQFFNSMTTMHALVMVFGAVMPGFVGFANWQIPLMIGAPDMALPRMNNMSFWLLVAGILMLASTLFMEGGAPASGWTLYPPLVLQTGAAFPFAIFSVHLLGISSIMGAINIIATILNMRAPKMTLMKMPLFVWTWLITAFLLIAIMPVFAGAVTMLLTDRFFDTSFFDAAGGGDPVLYQHIFWFFGHPEVYVMILPTFGIASTIIPVFARKPLFGYSSMVYATAAIAFLSFIVWAHHMFTVGMPIAGELYFMYATMLIAIPTGVKVFNWTATMWQGSMTFETPMLFSIAFVVLFTMGGFTGLMMSLAPVDFQYHDTYFIVAHFHYTLVPASIFILMAGGYFWLPKWTGNMYDERLAKFHFWLSVISVNILFFPQHFLGLAGMPRRIPDYAVQFTDWNMVSSIGAFIFGFSQLLFLYIVIKTIRGGTGEKVTDEVWEDAHKHGLEWTLPSPVPYHTFATPPEKIPTEHF; encoded by the coding sequence ATGTCTGCTGTTGTAGCTGAGCATGAACACGATGATCATCATGATCATGGGCCTGAGAAAGGCTTATTAAGGTGGATAATTACCACCAATCATAAAGATATTGGTACGCTGTATTTGTTATTCGCACTCGCCATGTTTTTCGTTGGCGGGACAATGGCATTGATTATACGTGCTGAATTATTTGAGCCGGGTATGCAGTTTGTCAGCCCGCAATTCTTTAACTCAATGACCACGATGCATGCCCTGGTCATGGTATTTGGTGCAGTTATGCCAGGCTTTGTCGGCTTTGCAAACTGGCAGATACCGTTGATGATTGGTGCGCCAGATATGGCATTACCAAGAATGAATAATATGAGTTTCTGGCTATTAGTCGCTGGGATACTTATGTTAGCCAGTACTTTATTTATGGAAGGGGGGGCACCTGCATCAGGCTGGACTTTATATCCACCTTTAGTATTGCAAACTGGCGCAGCCTTCCCTTTCGCAATTTTCTCGGTACATTTATTGGGTATCTCGTCGATTATGGGAGCGATTAATATTATCGCAACTATTTTGAATATGCGTGCACCAAAAATGACTTTGATGAAAATGCCATTATTCGTCTGGACATGGTTGATTACTGCATTTTTATTGATTGCGATCATGCCGGTGTTTGCTGGTGCGGTAACCATGCTATTAACCGATCGTTTCTTCGATACCAGCTTTTTTGATGCGGCCGGTGGTGGTGACCCTGTGCTTTATCAACATATTTTCTGGTTCTTCGGACATCCTGAAGTGTATGTGATGATTCTGCCTACTTTTGGTATTGCTTCTACGATTATTCCAGTATTTGCGCGTAAGCCATTATTTGGTTATAGCTCTATGGTTTACGCGACAGCAGCGATTGCATTTCTATCCTTTATCGTTTGGGCGCATCACATGTTTACTGTGGGTATGCCGATAGCAGGTGAGCTGTATTTTATGTATGCAACTATGCTCATTGCGATTCCTACTGGCGTTAAAGTGTTCAACTGGACGGCCACCATGTGGCAAGGGTCAATGACTTTTGAAACACCAATGTTATTTTCAATTGCTTTCGTAGTGTTATTCACTATGGGTGGTTTTACCGGCTTAATGATGTCCTTGGCTCCGGTTGATTTTCAGTATCATGATACGTATTTTATCGTGGCGCATTTTCATTACACTTTAGTACCCGCTTCAATCTTTATTTTGATGGCTGGGGGTTATTTCTGGTTACCTAAATGGACTGGAAATATGTATGATGAAAGACTGGCAAAATTTCATTTCTGGTTATCGGTCATTTCAGTAAATATCTTATTCTTTCCGCAACATTTCTTAGGCTTGGCAGGTATGCCGCGTCGTATACCAGATTATGCAGTACAGTTTACTGACTGGAATATGGTTTCCAGCATTGGTGCGTTTATATTTGGCTTTAGTCAGTTGTTATTTCTTTATATTGTGATTAAAACAATTAGGGGCGGAACCGGTGAGAAAGTTACGGATGAAGTTTGGGAAGATGCGCATAAGCATGGTTTAGAGTGGACTTTGCCTTCGCCAGTGCCATACCATACTTTTGCCACTCCACCAGAAAAGATTCCAACTGAACACTTCTAA
- a CDS encoding cytochrome c oxidase assembly protein, which yields MKPDLEQRNKKTVRALLLLVLMMFLFAVALIPLYDILCEITGINGKTRQEPSALNYTTDTQRELAFEFITSKGAGTQLDFKADKYQIKVHPGEVINMTYTVTNKTDKRMFAKANPSVTPGPAVSYVKNTKCFCFATQVFEAGETKHLEVQLVVDPALPKHYKRLTFGLTFYDTTN from the coding sequence GTGAAGCCTGATTTAGAGCAGAGGAATAAAAAAACAGTACGTGCCTTGCTTCTTTTAGTGCTAATGATGTTTTTATTTGCAGTTGCCTTGATACCTTTGTACGATATTTTGTGCGAAATTACAGGCATTAATGGAAAAACCAGGCAAGAACCTTCTGCTTTAAATTATACGACTGATACACAGCGAGAGTTAGCGTTCGAATTTATTACTTCAAAAGGTGCGGGTACCCAGCTAGACTTTAAAGCGGATAAGTATCAGATAAAAGTACATCCTGGCGAAGTCATAAACATGACTTATACAGTAACTAATAAAACAGACAAACGCATGTTTGCCAAGGCAAATCCTAGTGTTACGCCAGGGCCAGCAGTGAGCTATGTTAAAAATACTAAGTGTTTTTGTTTTGCAACACAGGTTTTTGAAGCAGGAGAGACTAAGCATCTTGAGGTGCAATTAGTCGTTGATCCTGCTTTACCTAAACATTACAAAAGACTGACATTTGGACTTACATTTTATGATACTACAAATTAA
- a CDS encoding cytochrome c oxidase subunit 3 encodes MMSTGAYYIPHKATWPIAATAGLLTSLAGFANYLNGNAAGSTFMLLGLAIFIVMLGGWFTLQASESETGTYNHYVGISYRMGMMWFIFSEIMFFAVFFGTLWYTRNLSADWLSGIGDGPGRSTAMLWPSFQSVWPSNGPGHIGGEFEPMGAFGLPLLNTLILLSSGVTCTWAHHGLLAKNRPQLIKGLAATVILGFLFVAFQAIEYQEAYHEMGLTLGSGIYGSTFFMLTGFHGAHVCIGAIILTVVLFRSSKGHFTPENHFAFEAAAWYWHFVDVVWLGLFIFVYLL; translated from the coding sequence ATGATGTCTACAGGCGCATATTACATTCCACATAAGGCAACCTGGCCGATTGCTGCAACGGCGGGTTTATTGACCTCATTAGCGGGTTTTGCAAATTACCTGAATGGTAATGCTGCAGGATCTACTTTCATGCTGCTGGGTCTGGCTATTTTTATAGTTATGCTGGGTGGCTGGTTTACGCTGCAAGCTAGTGAAAGTGAAACCGGCACATATAACCATTATGTAGGAATTTCTTACCGTATGGGGATGATGTGGTTTATCTTTTCTGAGATTATGTTTTTCGCAGTATTTTTTGGCACACTTTGGTATACGCGAAATTTATCAGCCGACTGGTTGTCAGGTATAGGTGATGGGCCAGGACGCTCTACAGCGATGTTATGGCCTTCATTTCAGTCAGTATGGCCTTCCAATGGTCCTGGTCATATTGGTGGTGAATTCGAGCCTATGGGTGCTTTTGGCTTACCTTTGCTTAATACTTTGATCCTGCTAAGCAGTGGTGTGACCTGCACCTGGGCGCACCATGGATTACTTGCCAAAAATCGCCCGCAACTCATTAAAGGTTTAGCAGCGACTGTTATTTTAGGCTTTTTATTTGTCGCCTTCCAGGCGATTGAGTATCAAGAAGCTTACCATGAAATGGGGCTTACATTGGGCTCTGGAATCTACGGTTCAACTTTCTTTATGCTGACTGGTTTTCACGGTGCGCATGTATGCATTGGTGCTATTATTCTGACAGTGGTTTTATTTCGCAGTTCTAAAGGTCATTTTACTCCGGAAAATCACTTTGCCTTTGAGGCGGCTGCCTGGTATTGGCATTTTGTTGACGTGGTATGGCTAGGTTTGTTTATTTTTGTTTATTTGTTATAA
- a CDS encoding twin transmembrane helix small protein: MLKIFIILVFLSIIASLGIALFHLIKNKESSEKTVKALTYRISISLALFILLAIALMSGLIQPSGIGMQMQLQKEKMAEQQK, encoded by the coding sequence ATGCTAAAGATTTTTATTATTCTGGTTTTTTTATCGATTATCGCCAGCCTAGGTATTGCATTATTTCATCTCATAAAAAATAAAGAGTCTTCAGAGAAAACAGTCAAAGCTCTGACCTACCGAATTAGTATTTCACTCGCTTTATTTATCTTGCTGGCTATTGCTTTAATGAGTGGACTTATCCAGCCATCAGGGATAGGCATGCAAATGCAATTGCAGAAAGAAAAAATGGCTGAACAACAAAAATAG
- a CDS encoding SURF1 family protein has translation MKPSFSICHCRIKVLPLIVFICVLALLLRLGFWQLSRAEEKRELLANQYSKMQKELQPIGELLAESNDLRYRRVIAEGHYDTQHQILLDNQIHDGKVGYFVLTPFILADENKTLLVNRGWVLMDKNRQEMPDIDFSPAAEKLSIIGVLNHFPDVGLVLEGADEPGKGWPSLVQIINKQKMTKKLNQPIIDLQLQLSVEEPYGYVREWQIHTRIPPEKHTAYAFQWFALAATLTLLLLWTSCRTPKND, from the coding sequence ATGAAGCCGAGTTTTAGTATATGCCACTGTAGAATAAAGGTTCTACCACTGATTGTTTTTATTTGTGTGCTCGCATTACTTCTACGACTGGGATTTTGGCAGTTAAGCCGAGCTGAAGAAAAAAGGGAATTATTGGCTAATCAATATTCAAAGATGCAAAAAGAGCTACAACCTATAGGTGAATTATTAGCTGAAAGTAATGATCTAAGATATAGGCGAGTTATAGCAGAAGGACACTATGATACGCAGCATCAGATTTTATTAGATAATCAGATTCATGATGGAAAGGTGGGTTACTTTGTTTTAACCCCCTTTATTCTTGCGGATGAGAATAAAACTTTATTAGTCAACCGGGGGTGGGTGTTGATGGATAAGAACAGGCAGGAGATGCCGGATATTGATTTTAGCCCTGCTGCAGAAAAGTTATCCATTATCGGAGTGCTTAATCATTTTCCAGACGTTGGCTTGGTATTGGAAGGAGCTGATGAGCCAGGGAAAGGATGGCCCTCCTTAGTGCAGATAATAAATAAACAAAAAATGACTAAAAAATTGAATCAGCCAATTATAGATTTACAGTTACAGTTGTCAGTCGAAGAGCCTTATGGCTATGTACGCGAATGGCAAATCCATACACGTATTCCCCCAGAGAAGCATACCGCTTATGCCTTTCAGTGGTTTGCACTTGCGGCTACTTTAACTCTTTTACTCCTTTGGACAAGTTGCAGAACACCAAAAAATGATTAA
- the ftsY gene encoding signal recognition particle-docking protein FtsY yields MFRLFTFLVCFLVLVLTATGIYQRVTHVDMVSCTELSGCYAQLTEMLSQTAISSQAVVQLIHYTSAFGLPLFLGAMLITSFGLKTARLKIIIYTVLLAVLVALQIQLDMHQEFLPSLAVSHFVHYLISALALFLGFSVLLSSQSGYIKKTDASSQWLLYSGAILLLLQLLLGAWLAANNAALVCGDFPRCLNSWWPQADYQNAFNLFAPLSFSAKVALNWMHRILAVVIFVFLTWLMLQATKNRVKQIRWAGAAISILLLLQFAAGIGIVKMAMPVWLVVIHSINALVLMLPLIAIRFYSRYTNLDQQKEVATQLIDHEPLIPVSELAAVQPEPVEPESLYLRLKSQLGKTRTGLGAALSVITFANRKIDQNLLEEIETSLLMADVGMDVTTEIIARLEESVEKHQVQDVNALSALLKQQLLKLLEPVSHPLVIPEKQGPYVILVVGVNGVGKTTTIGKLAQRLQQQGHSVMLAAGDTFRAAAVEQLQVWGERNNIQVVAQHTGADSASVIFDGVQSAQAKGIDVLIADTAGRLHTKSNLMEELKKIKRITSKVDATAPHEVLLVLDAGTGQNALSQAEHFNKSVELTGIALTKLDGTAKGGMIFALAKQIGVPIRFLGVGEGIDDLQDFNAEQFIDALFGEDAH; encoded by the coding sequence ATGTTCAGGTTATTTACATTTTTAGTTTGTTTTTTGGTTTTAGTACTGACAGCAACAGGAATATACCAGCGTGTTACGCATGTTGATATGGTGTCATGTACCGAACTTTCTGGCTGTTATGCACAATTGACGGAAATGCTCAGTCAGACAGCAATCAGTAGTCAAGCTGTAGTGCAATTAATCCATTATACAAGTGCTTTTGGCTTGCCGTTATTTCTTGGTGCAATGCTAATTACGAGTTTTGGGTTAAAAACAGCGCGCCTTAAAATAATAATTTACACAGTTTTATTAGCCGTTTTAGTCGCTTTACAGATTCAACTGGACATGCATCAAGAGTTTCTGCCAAGTCTGGCCGTTTCTCATTTTGTACATTATTTAATAAGTGCATTGGCCTTATTCCTTGGCTTCAGTGTTCTCTTAAGCAGCCAGTCTGGCTACATTAAAAAAACCGATGCCAGCAGTCAATGGTTACTCTATTCAGGTGCCATTCTTTTGCTGCTGCAACTGTTATTAGGTGCATGGCTTGCTGCAAATAATGCGGCATTGGTATGTGGTGACTTCCCGCGTTGTTTAAACAGCTGGTGGCCACAGGCAGATTACCAAAATGCATTTAATTTGTTTGCCCCTTTATCCTTTAGTGCAAAAGTTGCTTTGAACTGGATGCATCGCATCCTGGCAGTAGTGATTTTTGTATTTCTGACCTGGCTTATGCTGCAAGCGACTAAAAATCGTGTTAAACAAATACGCTGGGCCGGTGCAGCAATAAGTATATTATTGCTGCTTCAATTTGCTGCGGGTATAGGCATAGTCAAGATGGCTATGCCAGTATGGCTAGTGGTTATTCATAGTATTAATGCACTTGTTTTGATGTTGCCGCTAATCGCCATTCGCTTTTATAGCAGATATACAAATCTAGATCAGCAAAAAGAAGTAGCGACTCAATTAATTGATCATGAGCCGTTAATCCCTGTATCTGAATTGGCAGCAGTGCAGCCTGAGCCGGTCGAACCTGAATCTCTGTATTTACGTTTAAAATCACAATTAGGCAAGACACGCACAGGTTTAGGTGCTGCACTTTCAGTGATTACTTTTGCGAATAGAAAAATTGATCAGAATTTACTGGAAGAGATTGAAACCAGCCTGTTGATGGCTGATGTTGGTATGGATGTTACAACGGAAATTATTGCCAGGCTGGAAGAAAGTGTAGAGAAGCATCAGGTACAAGATGTTAATGCCTTATCTGCATTGCTTAAGCAGCAGCTGCTGAAATTATTAGAGCCAGTCAGCCACCCTTTAGTGATTCCTGAAAAACAAGGTCCTTATGTCATTTTAGTTGTCGGTGTAAATGGCGTGGGAAAAACCACAACCATTGGCAAGCTGGCGCAAAGATTACAGCAGCAAGGGCATAGTGTCATGCTGGCAGCGGGGGATACCTTTAGAGCTGCGGCAGTAGAGCAGCTACAAGTGTGGGGTGAACGTAATAATATTCAAGTGGTCGCTCAGCATACAGGTGCTGACTCTGCATCGGTTATTTTTGATGGTGTACAATCTGCACAGGCAAAAGGGATAGATGTGCTGATCGCTGATACAGCAGGCCGCCTGCACACCAAATCAAATTTGATGGAAGAGTTAAAGAAAATCAAACGCATTACCTCTAAAGTAGATGCAACTGCACCGCATGAAGTACTGCTGGTATTGGATGCGGGAACAGGACAAAATGCGCTTTCTCAAGCTGAACACTTTAACAAATCGGTTGAATTAACCGGAATTGCACTAACCAAGTTAGATGGTACAGCGAAAGGTGGTATGATATTTGCGTTGGCTAAACAAATTGGGGTGCCTATTCGTTTTCTTGGTGTAGGAGAGGGTATAGATGATTTACAAGACTTTAATGCAGAACAGTTTATTGATGCATTATTTGGCGAAGATGCGCATTAA
- the ftsE gene encoding cell division ATP-binding protein FtsE, which produces MLTVDHVFKRYADAGDALLDVSFHLGKGEMAFLTGHSGAGKSTLLKLIAAIERCSRGQILFDGQNLNRLTDRQVPYLRRKLGLIFQDYKLLFDKTVFDNVALPMVVAGVGPHEVARRVRASLDKVGLLGKENKYPLALSGGEQQRIGIARAVVNKPALILADEPTGNLDPELSAEIMHLFEQFKQVGVTVLIATHDIDLVSKLNHKVLKLEHGRLLGQHA; this is translated from the coding sequence ATGTTGACTGTTGATCATGTATTTAAGCGCTATGCAGATGCAGGCGATGCCTTACTTGATGTGAGTTTTCATCTAGGAAAAGGTGAGATGGCATTTTTAACGGGTCACTCAGGTGCAGGAAAAAGCACCTTGTTAAAACTGATTGCCGCAATTGAGCGTTGCTCGCGTGGACAAATACTGTTTGACGGGCAAAATCTGAATCGATTAACTGATAGGCAAGTTCCCTACTTACGACGTAAGTTAGGTCTCATTTTTCAGGACTATAAGTTACTGTTTGATAAAACGGTATTTGACAATGTTGCGTTGCCAATGGTTGTTGCTGGTGTAGGGCCGCATGAAGTTGCCAGACGTGTACGTGCATCATTAGATAAAGTTGGCTTGTTGGGTAAAGAGAATAAGTATCCCCTGGCTTTATCGGGAGGAGAGCAGCAGCGCATCGGGATAGCTCGTGCCGTTGTTAATAAACCGGCATTGATTTTGGCGGATGAGCCTACTGGAAATCTGGATCCTGAATTATCCGCAGAAATTATGCACTTGTTTGAACAATTTAAGCAAGTTGGCGTCACTGTTTTAATTGCCACACATGATATAGATTTAGTAAGTAAATTAAATCATAAGGTGTTGAAATTAGAACATGGCAGACTGTTGGGGCAGCACGCATGA